A window of the Eulemur rufifrons isolate Redbay chromosome 6, OSU_ERuf_1, whole genome shotgun sequence genome harbors these coding sequences:
- the RPS13 gene encoding small ribosomal subunit protein uS15, producing MGRMHAPGKGLSQSALPYRRSVPTWLKLTSDDVKEQIYKLAKKGLTPSQIGVILRDSHGVAQVRFVTGNKILRILKSKGLAPDLPEDLYHLIKKAVAVRKHLERNRKDKDAKFRLILIESRIHRLARYYKTKRVLPPNWKYESSTASALVA from the exons ATGGGTCGCATGCATGCTCCCGG GAAGGGCCTGTCCCAGTCGGCTTTGCCCTATCGCCGCAGCGTCCCCACT TGGCTGAAGTTGACGTCTGACGACGTGAAGGAGCAGATTTATAAACTGGCCAAGAAGGGCCTTACTCCCTCACAGATCG GTGTGATCCTGAGGGACTCACATGGCGTTGCACAAGTACGTTTTGTGACAGGAAATAAAATCTTGAGAATCCTTAAGTCTAAAGGACTTGCTCCTGATCTTCCTGAGGATCTCTACCATTTAATTAAGAAAGCGGTTGCTGTTCGAAAGCATCTTGAGAGGAATAGGAAG GATAAGGATGCTAAATTCCGCCTGATTCTGATAGAGAGCCGAATTCATCGATTGGCTCGATATTACAAGACCAAGCGAGTTCTTCCTCCCAACTGGAAGTA